Proteins co-encoded in one Natronorubrum daqingense genomic window:
- a CDS encoding helix-turn-helix domain-containing protein — MPEGQFKPGTPRVTEESRKSNSETNRNHNHNPDHDCDRARERVLDDLPPSAKLVYKVLEYEGEQSLQQLAAESRLPKRTIRYAIAEHLKETGVVDDRSSLEDARRSLFFLTDPESDTAPKTEGSEHVA, encoded by the coding sequence ATGCCTGAAGGCCAGTTCAAGCCCGGTACACCGCGAGTTACCGAGGAGAGTCGAAAGTCGAATTCAGAGACCAATCGCAACCATAACCACAATCCCGATCACGACTGTGACCGGGCTCGCGAACGCGTTCTCGACGATCTCCCACCGAGTGCCAAACTCGTCTACAAAGTCCTCGAGTACGAAGGCGAGCAGTCACTCCAACAACTAGCGGCCGAAAGCCGGCTTCCAAAACGAACGATTCGGTATGCAATCGCCGAACACCTCAAGGAAACCGGCGTCGTCGACGACCGCTCGAGTCTCGAGGATGCACGACGCTCGCTGTTCTTCCTCACGGACCCCGAATCAGACACGGCACCGAAAACGGAGGGATCAGAGCATGTCGCGTAA
- a CDS encoding ribbon-helix-helix domain-containing protein, giving the protein MERVTHRMPERLVNGIESLVDAGHYPNRSEALRDGARTLLNEHDQLTLEGNQEASTDNPVRTDGNGLAVDPESERERRTDRREQYGTLNPSGRLLTSSELRAELPMVLARSNADGARITSAHGGEETVTLELTYHVDGRLGVFGAGKADPEEIRVVQIGNVHVALQAGDTVRDLFRKAGVPTYVDSIEEALESYAVVPADVVEGPLKPSPEDVLEYDLASVGDGDALDMHLVSDLDQPVYTPCAGDGDE; this is encoded by the coding sequence ATGGAGCGCGTCACCCATCGAATGCCCGAACGACTCGTCAACGGCATCGAGTCACTCGTCGACGCCGGCCACTACCCGAATCGGAGTGAGGCGCTTCGCGACGGCGCACGGACGCTGTTGAACGAGCACGATCAACTCACACTCGAGGGTAACCAAGAAGCCAGCACGGACAACCCCGTTCGAACGGACGGGAATGGACTCGCGGTTGATCCAGAATCAGAACGCGAACGGCGCACGGACCGTCGCGAGCAGTACGGGACGCTCAACCCCTCCGGTCGGTTGTTGACCAGTAGCGAACTCCGGGCCGAACTGCCGATGGTTCTGGCTCGATCGAACGCCGACGGTGCCCGGATAACGAGCGCTCACGGCGGCGAGGAGACAGTCACACTCGAGTTGACCTACCACGTTGACGGTCGACTCGGTGTTTTCGGCGCTGGAAAGGCCGACCCCGAGGAGATTCGCGTGGTCCAAATCGGAAACGTCCACGTTGCACTCCAGGCCGGCGATACCGTTCGAGACCTGTTTCGCAAGGCCGGAGTTCCAACGTATGTAGACTCGATCGAGGAAGCTCTCGAGAGCTATGCAGTGGTCCCCGCGGACGTGGTTGAGGGGCCGCTAAAACCATCTCCAGAGGACGTTCTCGAGTATGATTTGGCGTCGGTCGGTGACGGTGATGCGCTGGATATGCACCTCGTGTCGGATCTGGACCAGCCCGTCTACACGCCGTGTGCAGGTGATGGCGATGAGTGA